A single genomic interval of Terriglobus albidus harbors:
- a CDS encoding ATP-binding protein: MSVVCPICEGAGLRILTRPDGEQYATACGCQTQRRALANLERARIPRRYEHCTLDNYETSFPSSHRSLLKAHLAAKKFVEGYPLETDGSGLLITGAIGVGKTHLAVGILQALIMERGATGLFYDYRELLKEVQHSYNPKVSATELEILKPVFDAEILVLDELGASKPTDWVWDTVAHILNTRYNDKRTTIITTNYANQAPLGVEAPTPRNVMRDETLGDRIGERMRSRLQEMCVIVEMQGEDFRQKIKRATLA; encoded by the coding sequence ATGAGTGTCGTTTGCCCCATCTGCGAAGGAGCCGGTCTCCGCATCCTCACCCGGCCGGACGGGGAACAATACGCCACCGCCTGCGGTTGCCAGACGCAGCGCCGCGCTTTGGCGAATCTGGAACGTGCCCGTATCCCCCGCCGTTACGAGCACTGCACCCTCGACAACTACGAGACCAGCTTTCCCAGCTCGCACCGGTCATTGCTCAAGGCTCACCTTGCGGCGAAAAAGTTCGTTGAGGGGTATCCGCTGGAGACAGACGGCTCCGGCCTTTTGATCACCGGCGCGATCGGTGTAGGGAAAACCCATCTGGCGGTAGGCATTCTGCAGGCGCTCATCATGGAGCGTGGAGCCACCGGACTTTTCTACGACTACCGTGAGCTGCTGAAGGAAGTGCAGCATAGCTACAACCCGAAGGTTTCGGCCACGGAACTGGAGATTCTGAAGCCGGTCTTCGATGCCGAGATCCTGGTGCTGGACGAACTCGGGGCCTCCAAACCCACTGACTGGGTCTGGGATACCGTGGCTCACATCCTGAACACGCGCTACAACGACAAGCGCACCACCATCATTACGACAAACTACGCCAATCAGGCTCCGCTCGGAGTGGAGGCACCCACCCCACGCAACGTGATGCGCGACGAGACCCTGGGCGACCGCATCGGCGAACGCATGCGCAGCCGCTTGCAGGAAATGTGCGTCATTGTGGAGATGCAGGGCGAAGACTTCCGCCAGAAGATCAAGCGGGCCACACTGGCGTAA
- the dusB gene encoding tRNA dihydrouridine synthase DusB, which translates to MKKNWDNPTEYVMPDNGVAVPAEFTIGKVRVAPGTVLAPMAGVTDTVFRRFIRNASMFTPDSSGDVNQTVTNQQSGCGLIMTEFTSADGLARMRETKRKRYLTYYEDEHPISAQLFGSNPVTLAESARIVEDAGFDIVDLNLGCPAKRVTSCNGGSGLLRDLPLIGEIFQAIRSAVTIPFTVKFRMGWNDANIVCVPLAKMAEDCGLNAVALHARTREQGYSGQARWEWIAQVKDAVKIPVIGNGDIRTPEDAAAMVAETGCDAVMIGRAAPANPWLFRQIAQYTATGRYDQPTEMDRYRMIRTYFEMLLEEIEQEHPEIEFATPGRAETDEEKRRKRDRESARRDAIGKMKQFASWFTHGVAGGAALRRAIYEAKVGEDVMIAVEDFFDGKMKPVTEDVAEEVSLEALGAGCD; encoded by the coding sequence ATGAAGAAGAACTGGGACAACCCGACCGAGTACGTCATGCCCGACAACGGGGTCGCCGTTCCTGCCGAGTTCACCATCGGCAAGGTCCGGGTGGCTCCGGGGACGGTGCTTGCCCCTATGGCTGGAGTAACCGATACGGTCTTCCGGCGCTTCATCCGCAATGCCAGCATGTTTACGCCGGACTCCTCCGGTGATGTGAACCAGACGGTCACCAACCAGCAGTCGGGCTGTGGCCTGATCATGACGGAGTTCACCTCCGCCGACGGTCTGGCCCGTATGCGCGAGACCAAGCGCAAGCGTTATCTCACCTACTACGAGGACGAACACCCGATCTCGGCGCAACTCTTCGGCTCCAACCCGGTCACGTTGGCCGAGTCCGCCCGCATCGTGGAAGATGCCGGCTTCGATATCGTCGACCTCAACCTGGGCTGCCCGGCTAAGCGGGTGACCTCCTGCAATGGCGGCAGCGGCCTGCTGCGCGATCTGCCGCTGATCGGTGAAATCTTCCAGGCGATCCGTTCCGCAGTTACCATCCCGTTTACGGTGAAGTTCCGTATGGGCTGGAACGACGCCAATATCGTGTGTGTTCCTCTAGCGAAGATGGCCGAAGATTGCGGTCTGAACGCCGTCGCGCTGCACGCCCGTACGCGCGAGCAGGGCTACAGCGGCCAGGCACGCTGGGAGTGGATTGCGCAGGTCAAGGACGCGGTGAAGATCCCTGTCATCGGCAATGGTGATATCCGCACGCCGGAAGATGCTGCTGCGATGGTGGCGGAGACCGGCTGCGATGCGGTGATGATCGGCCGCGCCGCTCCGGCGAATCCGTGGCTCTTCCGCCAGATTGCGCAGTACACCGCGACCGGCCGCTACGATCAGCCGACAGAGATGGATCGTTATCGCATGATCCGGACTTATTTCGAGATGCTGCTCGAAGAGATCGAGCAGGAGCATCCGGAGATTGAGTTCGCAACTCCTGGCCGTGCCGAGACCGACGAAGAAAAGCGCCGCAAGCGTGACCGCGAGTCGGCCCGCCGCGACGCCATCGGCAAGATGAAGCAGTTCGCAAGCTGGTTCACGCACGGCGTAGCCGGCGGAGCCGCACTGCGCAGGGCGATCTATGAGGCTAAGGTGGGCGAGGACGTGATGATCGCCGTTGAGGACTTCTTCGACGGCAAGATGAAGCCGGTTACGGAAGACGTCGCTGAAGAAGTATCCCTGGAAGCCCTCGGCGCCGGCTGCGACTAG
- the rpmE gene encoding 50S ribosomal protein L31, with amino-acid sequence MPKQGIHPNYTDMNVKCACGNTFVTRSTHKGDLTVEICANCHPFFTGKQKLIDTAGRVERFRRKFEKSGAAAK; translated from the coding sequence ATGCCCAAGCAGGGAATTCACCCCAACTACACCGATATGAACGTAAAGTGCGCCTGCGGAAACACTTTTGTGACCCGCTCGACGCACAAGGGCGACCTGACGGTCGAAATCTGCGCCAACTGCCACCCCTTCTTCACCGGTAAGCAGAAGCTGATCGACACGGCCGGACGCGTTGAGCGCTTCCGCCGCAAGTTCGAGAAGTCTGGCGCCGCCGCCAAGTAA
- a CDS encoding flavin monoamine oxidase family protein, whose amino-acid sequence MSPTRRVFIQRMAQLGGYSAAYSTMHLLGLMPASGASPLPELPADFGKGKKVVVLGAGISGLVTAYELRKAGFTVTVLEARHRPGGRSWSVRNGTTVEFVDGTKQECSWEEGHYLNAGPARIPSHHTHILDYCQELNVPLEVEINFSRSALMQSDSLNGGKAVEERQVVHDTRGYIAELLSKAISGHALDQELTKDDAERMYYFLRGFGDLNGQSKYTGTTRAGFVAPRGAGPAVAKLHDPLKLSELLAADLSKGVLYEEQIDWQATMFQPVGGMDRIGYGFAKALGEIIVYEAPVTEITTGPNSVTVAYMKKGAAQTIMADWCVCTMPIPVLAKTKNNFTAATQKAFTGIPMTTNYKIAWESPRFWEKENRIYGGISFPRQTVDLVWYPSDKLFSKTGILIGGFNAERDDVSRQFTPFGALSRQGKLDASRAAVEKLHPGKSSLLTKPIYVSWENIPYSLGCFANNHLDGTEAAYSQLDKPEGRTIFAGDYLSHLVGWQEGAALSGHRAIARIAAEKV is encoded by the coding sequence ATGAGCCCTACCCGTCGTGTCTTTATCCAGCGGATGGCGCAGCTCGGAGGCTACTCCGCTGCTTATTCCACAATGCATCTTCTCGGCCTGATGCCCGCTTCCGGCGCTTCTCCTCTCCCGGAACTCCCTGCAGATTTCGGCAAAGGGAAGAAGGTCGTCGTTCTCGGAGCGGGTATCTCCGGCCTGGTAACGGCCTACGAGCTTCGCAAGGCAGGCTTTACGGTTACGGTCCTGGAGGCCCGTCATCGGCCCGGTGGTCGTTCATGGTCTGTGCGTAACGGCACGACCGTCGAGTTCGTGGATGGCACGAAGCAGGAATGTAGCTGGGAAGAAGGCCACTATCTCAACGCCGGCCCGGCACGCATTCCCTCGCATCACACGCATATCCTCGACTACTGCCAGGAGCTGAACGTTCCGCTGGAGGTAGAGATCAACTTCTCCCGCTCTGCGCTGATGCAGTCGGATTCGCTGAATGGCGGAAAGGCCGTGGAAGAACGGCAGGTAGTGCATGACACCCGCGGCTACATCGCCGAGCTGCTCTCGAAGGCCATCAGCGGGCATGCACTCGACCAGGAGCTGACGAAGGACGATGCCGAGCGCATGTACTATTTCCTGCGCGGCTTCGGCGACCTTAATGGGCAAAGCAAGTACACCGGCACAACTCGCGCCGGCTTTGTCGCACCGCGCGGCGCCGGGCCTGCCGTTGCGAAGCTGCATGATCCCCTCAAGCTCAGCGAGCTACTCGCCGCCGATCTCTCCAAGGGAGTTCTGTACGAAGAGCAGATCGACTGGCAGGCGACCATGTTCCAGCCGGTCGGCGGAATGGACCGCATCGGCTACGGCTTCGCTAAGGCTCTGGGCGAGATCATCGTCTACGAGGCGCCGGTCACCGAGATCACCACAGGGCCTAACTCCGTGACCGTGGCATATATGAAGAAGGGCGCGGCACAGACCATTATGGCCGACTGGTGTGTCTGCACCATGCCGATCCCGGTACTGGCGAAGACGAAGAACAACTTCACTGCCGCGACGCAGAAGGCCTTCACCGGCATCCCCATGACGACCAACTACAAGATCGCGTGGGAGTCGCCGCGTTTCTGGGAGAAGGAGAACCGCATCTACGGCGGCATCAGTTTTCCCCGCCAGACCGTCGACCTGGTCTGGTACCCATCCGACAAGCTCTTCTCGAAGACCGGCATCCTTATTGGCGGCTTCAATGCCGAACGCGATGATGTCTCGCGCCAGTTCACGCCCTTCGGTGCACTCTCACGCCAGGGCAAGCTCGATGCTTCCCGTGCCGCGGTGGAGAAGCTGCATCCGGGCAAGTCTTCCCTGCTTACAAAACCCATCTATGTGAGCTGGGAGAACATTCCGTATTCGCTTGGCTGCTTCGCTAACAATCATCTCGACGGGACTGAAGCTGCCTATAGCCAGCTCGATAAACCGGAAGGTCGCACGATCTTCGCGGGTGATTACCTGTCGCATCTGGTGGGATGGCAGGAGGGTGCGGCGTTGTCAGGACATCGCGCGATCGCAAGGATTGCTGCGGAGAAGGTTTAA